A section of the Maylandia zebra isolate NMK-2024a linkage group LG8, Mzebra_GT3a, whole genome shotgun sequence genome encodes:
- the LOC101470930 gene encoding bone morphogenetic protein 2-A isoform X2 — protein MTARAPRLCLLALLLLRCVTPLAIPQDGLDATKMAKQKLDRLFYLKDIPRPAVAPQKKAPQFMLDLFNVVSVTDGTPKSQTDILEGNTVRSFSDKGQPGESFHFFNLSSFGRDERMIKAQFRWFRKKRKFYPGSFHTPHFYKVALYEVLENLVKPWRGNLITSRLVPLYTQGWEVFNVTQIVSKWIQNSQEDNGILVMTTLPSGNWLESVLHSSKQNVELTDTSAYLVIFSHDKQTGASNQSYFDLG, from the exons ATGACGGCACGAGCTCCGCGCCTCTGCCTCCTCGCTCTCCTGCTGCTAAGATGCGTCACCCCGCTGGCGATCCCGCAGGACGGTTTGGACGCGACGAAAATGGCCAAGCAGAAGCTGGATCGTCTCTTCTATCTTAAGGATATCCCCAGACCAGCGGTGGCTCCTCAGAAGAAGGCTCCTCAGTTCATGCTGGATCTTTTTAACGTGGTTTCTGTCACGGATGGGACCCCGAAAAGCCAGACGGACATTCTGGAAGGAAACACGGTGCGGAGTTTCAGCGATAAAG GACAACCTGGAGAGAGTTTTCACTTCTTCAACTTGTCATCTTTCGGCAGAGAtgagagaatgatcaaagcgcAGTTCCGCTGGTTCCGAAAGAAAAGGAAGTTTTATCCCGGAAGCTTTCACACGCCTCATTTCTACAAA gtgGCTCTGTATGAGGTGCTGGAGAACCTTGTGAAGCCATGGCGAGGAAACCTCATCACCTCCAGATTGGTTCCACTATACACACAAGGATGGGAAGTCTTCAATGTCACtcaaata GTATCCAAGTGGATCCAGAACAGTCAGGAGGACAACGGCATCCTGGTGATGACTACACTTCCTTCCGGTAACTGGCTGGAGTCGGTGTTGCATTCATCTAAACAGAATGTAGAGCTGACAGACACAAGCGCCTACCTGGTCATATTCTCACACGACAAACAGACAGGAGCATCAAACCAGTCATACTTTG acTTGGGCTAA
- the LOC101470930 gene encoding bone morphogenetic protein 2-B isoform X1, protein MTARAPRLCLLALLLLRCVTPLAIPQDGLDATKMAKQKLDRLFYLKDIPRPAVAPQKKAPQFMLDLFNVVSVTDGTPKSQTDILEGNTVRSFSDKGQPGESFHFFNLSSFGRDERMIKAQFRWFRKKRKFYPGSFHTPHFYKVALYEVLENLVKPWRGNLITSRLVPLYTQGWEVFNVTQIVSKWIQNSQEDNGILVMTTLPSGNWLESVLHSSKQNVELTDTSAYLVIFSHDKQTGASNQSYFGQAQPEPAAPEHRSRRPRASSSVMPLDSSQHCQRISLFVDFEEIGWSGWIISPRGYNAYHCTGSCPFPLGVGIRATNHATVRSIMHALKVTSDEVEAPCCVPDTLQSMSLLYFDDEENVVLKQYDDMMALSCGCH, encoded by the exons ATGACGGCACGAGCTCCGCGCCTCTGCCTCCTCGCTCTCCTGCTGCTAAGATGCGTCACCCCGCTGGCGATCCCGCAGGACGGTTTGGACGCGACGAAAATGGCCAAGCAGAAGCTGGATCGTCTCTTCTATCTTAAGGATATCCCCAGACCAGCGGTGGCTCCTCAGAAGAAGGCTCCTCAGTTCATGCTGGATCTTTTTAACGTGGTTTCTGTCACGGATGGGACCCCGAAAAGCCAGACGGACATTCTGGAAGGAAACACGGTGCGGAGTTTCAGCGATAAAG GACAACCTGGAGAGAGTTTTCACTTCTTCAACTTGTCATCTTTCGGCAGAGAtgagagaatgatcaaagcgcAGTTCCGCTGGTTCCGAAAGAAAAGGAAGTTTTATCCCGGAAGCTTTCACACGCCTCATTTCTACAAA gtgGCTCTGTATGAGGTGCTGGAGAACCTTGTGAAGCCATGGCGAGGAAACCTCATCACCTCCAGATTGGTTCCACTATACACACAAGGATGGGAAGTCTTCAATGTCACtcaaata GTATCCAAGTGGATCCAGAACAGTCAGGAGGACAACGGCATCCTGGTGATGACTACACTTCCTTCCGGTAACTGGCTGGAGTCGGTGTTGCATTCATCTAAACAGAATGTAGAGCTGACAGACACAAGCGCCTACCTGGTCATATTCTCACACGACAAACAGACAGGAGCATCAAACCAGTCATACTTTG GACAAGCCCAACCTGAACCGGCTGCCCCCGAGCACCGCAGCAGAAGGCCTCGTGCATCTTCCAGTGTCATGCCCCTCGACAGCTCCCAGCACTGCCAGCGCATTTCTCTGTTTGTTGACTTCGAGGAGATCGGCTGGTCGGGCTGGATCATCTCTCCCCGTGGATACAATGCCTATCACTGTACGGGCTCCTGTCCGTTCCCGCTGGGGGTAGGCATCAGGGCGACCAACCACGCCACAGTGCGTTCTATCATGCATGCACTCAAGGTTACTAGCGATGAGGTGGAAGCGCCCTGCTGCGTGCCGGACACGCTCCagtctatgagtctgttgtatTTTGACGATGAGGAGAATGTGGTTTTAAAGCAGTATGACGACATGATGGCGTTAAGCTGTGGTTGTCATTAG